A single window of Falco rusticolus isolate bFalRus1 chromosome 6, bFalRus1.pri, whole genome shotgun sequence DNA harbors:
- the KLF11 gene encoding Krueppel-like factor 11 isoform X1, translating to MHGSPCSEMGDAPAVDIVDIYESIRERQRHDSERSTCSTLEQNDIEAVEALVCMSSWGQRSQKGDILKIRPLTPFSDSGDFTMHAETTSELPKDYLSTLCMTPPHSPDFVEISAAMLLSSQVTYSKPRTVMASTAACSVTSATGASPITKPSVINMERQCSQKPVISESFTPQPCRAMATSVIRHTGDSSAYHHIPAVQEKTKVTSGYSTPRDWCGVDDRRHSRLPQDMCAADDLINKTSPVHQPCTHDSSDTVTNKGQLPVRPMSPQTHLPKSCENDLLKRATPVTPAPVSSPQVLCQMIPLNGQSSMINAYVKPSTPAVSAPMKPILPQTAPLSQPVLMGPSVPQGTVMLVLPQTAVTQTPQCPQTVMTVGSTKLLPLAPAPVFITSGQSCAPQVDFSRRRNYVCNFPGCKKTYFKSSHLKAHLRTHTGEKPFSCNWEGCDKKFARSDELSRHRRTHTGEKKFACPVCERRFMRSDHLTKHTRRHMSTKKIPSWQAEVGKLNRIATVEKPKSSSGLSMLIPVPSSVCQG from the exons ATGCACGGCTCACCCTGCTCGGAGATGGGAGATGCGCCCGCG GTTGACATCGTGGACATCTATGAGTCTATCCGTGAAAGGCAGCGTCATGACAGCGAAAGGTCTACCTGCAGCACCTTGGAGCAGAACGACATTGAAGCTGTTGAAGCGCTTGTTTGTATGAGCTCCTGGGGTCAAAGATCACAGAAAGGTGACATATTAAAGATAAGGCCACTTACGCCCTTCTCGGATTCTGGTGATTTCACAATGCACGCTGAGACTACGTCTGAATTACCAAAGGACTATTTATCTACACTG TGCATGACCCCTCCGCACAGCCCTGACTTTGTTGAGATATCAGCTGCTATGCTCCTCTCCTCACAAGTCACTTATTCCAAACCAAGGACTGTCATGGcaagcacagctgcctgctcagtCACATCAGCGACCGGTGCCTCTCCCATAACCAAGCCATCTGTTATCAACATGGAGCGACAGTGCAGTCAGAAGCCAGTGATATCGGAATCCTTCACCCCTCAGCCTTGCAGGGCCATGGCAACAAGTGTCATACGTCACACAGGTGATAGTTCGGCTTACCATCACATTCCTGCTGTGCAAGAGAAGACAAAGGTAACTTCAGGCTACAGCACTCCCAGAGACTGGTGTGGAGTGGATGACCGAAGACATTCCAGACTGCCACAGGACATGTGTGCTGCGGATGATTTAATTAACAAAACTTCTCCAGTACATCAGCCTTGCACACACGACTCCAGTGATACTGTGACCAATAAAGGACAGCTACCAGTCCGGCCCATGTCGCCACAGACCCACTTACCAAAGAGTTGTGAGAATGACTTGCTAAAAAGAGCTACCCCGGTGACACCTGCCCCTGTTTCAAGCCCCCAAGTTCTCTGTCAGATGATCCCTTTAAATGGGCAAAGCAGTATGATCAATGCCTACGTCAAGCCTTCTACTCCAGCAGTCTCAGCTCCCATGAAACCTATTTTACCACAGACAGCCccactctctcagcctgtcctcatgGGACCTTCTGTGCCTCAGGGGACCGTCATGTTGGTTCTTCCACAGACTGCTGTCACACAGACACCGCAGTGCCCACAAACAGTAATGACTGTTGGGAGCACCAAGTTACtgccccttgcccctgctcctgTGTTCATCACTTCTGGTCAAAGCTGCGCCCCCCAGGTGGACTTTTCTAGACGGAGGAATTACGTTTGCAACTTTCCTGGGTGCAAGAAAACCTATTTCAAAAGTTCCCACCTCAAAGCCCACCTTCGCACCCACACTG GAGAAAAGCCTTTCAGCTGCAACTGGGAAGGCTGTGACAAGAAGTTTGCCCGCTCAGATGAACTGTCACGCCACCGTAGAACTCACACGGGAGAGAAGAAGTTTGCTTGTCCTGTGTGTGAGCGTCGCTTCATGCGCAGCGATCACTTGACAAAGCACACCCGCCGCCATATGAGCACAAAGAAGATCcccagctggcaggcagaggtTGGCAAACTCAACCGAATTGCCACAGTAGAGAAACCGAAAAGCAGCAGTGGATTGAGTATGCTCATCCCTGTACCGTCATCTGTCTGTCAGGGCTAG
- the KLF11 gene encoding Krueppel-like factor 11 isoform X2: protein MTPPHSPDFVEISAAMLLSSQVTYSKPRTVMASTAACSVTSATGASPITKPSVINMERQCSQKPVISESFTPQPCRAMATSVIRHTGDSSAYHHIPAVQEKTKVTSGYSTPRDWCGVDDRRHSRLPQDMCAADDLINKTSPVHQPCTHDSSDTVTNKGQLPVRPMSPQTHLPKSCENDLLKRATPVTPAPVSSPQVLCQMIPLNGQSSMINAYVKPSTPAVSAPMKPILPQTAPLSQPVLMGPSVPQGTVMLVLPQTAVTQTPQCPQTVMTVGSTKLLPLAPAPVFITSGQSCAPQVDFSRRRNYVCNFPGCKKTYFKSSHLKAHLRTHTGEKPFSCNWEGCDKKFARSDELSRHRRTHTGEKKFACPVCERRFMRSDHLTKHTRRHMSTKKIPSWQAEVGKLNRIATVEKPKSSSGLSMLIPVPSSVCQG, encoded by the exons ATGACCCCTCCGCACAGCCCTGACTTTGTTGAGATATCAGCTGCTATGCTCCTCTCCTCACAAGTCACTTATTCCAAACCAAGGACTGTCATGGcaagcacagctgcctgctcagtCACATCAGCGACCGGTGCCTCTCCCATAACCAAGCCATCTGTTATCAACATGGAGCGACAGTGCAGTCAGAAGCCAGTGATATCGGAATCCTTCACCCCTCAGCCTTGCAGGGCCATGGCAACAAGTGTCATACGTCACACAGGTGATAGTTCGGCTTACCATCACATTCCTGCTGTGCAAGAGAAGACAAAGGTAACTTCAGGCTACAGCACTCCCAGAGACTGGTGTGGAGTGGATGACCGAAGACATTCCAGACTGCCACAGGACATGTGTGCTGCGGATGATTTAATTAACAAAACTTCTCCAGTACATCAGCCTTGCACACACGACTCCAGTGATACTGTGACCAATAAAGGACAGCTACCAGTCCGGCCCATGTCGCCACAGACCCACTTACCAAAGAGTTGTGAGAATGACTTGCTAAAAAGAGCTACCCCGGTGACACCTGCCCCTGTTTCAAGCCCCCAAGTTCTCTGTCAGATGATCCCTTTAAATGGGCAAAGCAGTATGATCAATGCCTACGTCAAGCCTTCTACTCCAGCAGTCTCAGCTCCCATGAAACCTATTTTACCACAGACAGCCccactctctcagcctgtcctcatgGGACCTTCTGTGCCTCAGGGGACCGTCATGTTGGTTCTTCCACAGACTGCTGTCACACAGACACCGCAGTGCCCACAAACAGTAATGACTGTTGGGAGCACCAAGTTACtgccccttgcccctgctcctgTGTTCATCACTTCTGGTCAAAGCTGCGCCCCCCAGGTGGACTTTTCTAGACGGAGGAATTACGTTTGCAACTTTCCTGGGTGCAAGAAAACCTATTTCAAAAGTTCCCACCTCAAAGCCCACCTTCGCACCCACACTG GAGAAAAGCCTTTCAGCTGCAACTGGGAAGGCTGTGACAAGAAGTTTGCCCGCTCAGATGAACTGTCACGCCACCGTAGAACTCACACGGGAGAGAAGAAGTTTGCTTGTCCTGTGTGTGAGCGTCGCTTCATGCGCAGCGATCACTTGACAAAGCACACCCGCCGCCATATGAGCACAAAGAAGATCcccagctggcaggcagaggtTGGCAAACTCAACCGAATTGCCACAGTAGAGAAACCGAAAAGCAGCAGTGGATTGAGTATGCTCATCCCTGTACCGTCATCTGTCTGTCAGGGCTAG